One genomic window of Punica granatum isolate Tunisia-2019 chromosome 1, ASM765513v2, whole genome shotgun sequence includes the following:
- the LOC116193043 gene encoding uncharacterized protein LOC116193043, with protein sequence MANFTTHHHQHCPSTLLRLLLVLLLSLHPPQSSASSTSSSASIHDLLRSKGLPGGLLPKAVRSYSFSREGLLEVYLDGPCLTRFESRVYFESVVKANLTYGSLTGVVGLTQEELFLWLPVKGIIVDDPNSGLILFDIGVALKQMSLSLFEDQPDCKAHHQDHQGVLKNHVRKEKGFEGLR encoded by the exons atGGCCAACTTTACCACTCACCACCACCAACACTGTCCCTCCACACTCCTCCGCCTCCTCCTtgtcctcctcctctccctccatCCCCCTCAGTCCTCCGCGTCCTCCACCTCATCATCTGCCTCGATCCACGACCTTCTGCGGTCGAAGGGCCTGCCGGGAGGCCTCCTCCCAAAGGCCGTCCGGTCCTACTCCTTCTCCAGGGAGGGCCTCCTTGAGGTGTACCTCGACGGACCATGCCTGACCCGGTTTGAGAGCCGAGTGTACTTCGAGAGCGTGGTCAAGGCCAACCTCACCTACGGAAGCCTCACTGGAGTCGTCGGGCTTACCCAGGAGGAGCTCTTCCTATGGCTCCCCGTGAAGGGCATCATCGTTGACGATCCTAACTCGGGCCTTATACTGTTCGACATCGGGGTGGCACTCAAGCAGATGTCCCTCTCCCTGTTCGAGGACCAGCCCGACTGCAAGGCTCATCATCAAGATCATCAAG GTGTGCTGAAGAATCATGTGAGGAAGGAGAAGGGATTTGAGGGCTTGAGATAA